AGCCACGCCATCGCTATCGGCGGGATCGAGGCCGTCTTCCCACAGCGCGTGCAGCAGCCCTTCGATCAGCGGCGTTGCATCGCCCTGGCCTTGCGCAGCGATCAGCATTCGCAGCAAGTCGACCGATCGGAACGGGAAGGCCGGGTTCATCCGGAACTTGTCGAACCCGTGACGCTCGATGAAACGCTGCATCTCGAGCTGCGCGTAGGCGGTCTTGCCCTTGATATCCGCGTCACGGATGAACGGCGGGGCATTGCCGGTCAGCTTGTGCATTCCGCCGAGCAGCGCGGGTATCACGACGATCTCCGCCCCATGGCGCGCGGCGATTTCGCGTAGCGGCCACCACGCGAGGTATCCGTTGGGGCTGATGAAATCGAATACGAAGTCGATTTTGGCGGTCATGTCAGAAGCTCTCCGTCCACGGGCGCAGGTCAATCTCATGGCTCCATGCGGAGCGTGGCTGGTGGTGCAGCCACACGAAATTGCGGGCAATCTCGTCGGGTTTGAGGATGCTATCGGCTTCGAGCAACGGAGTGACATCGTCGACCCGCGAGCGGGTGAACACCCCGTCGATCGCTCCGTCGCAGATCACGTGCGCGACGTGGATCCCTTGCGGCCCCAGTTCGCGCGCCATTGATTGCGCCAGCGCGCGCAGGCCCGCCTTGGCCGCGGCAAAGGCGGAGAACCCGTCGCGCCCGCGCAGCGAAGCGGTCGCACCGGTGAACAGGATCGTGCCTTTCCCGCGCGGCACCATCACCCGCGCGGCTTCACGCCCCGCGAGGAACCCGGCGAAGCACGCCATCTCCCACACCTTGGTGAACACCCGCGCGGTCGTCTCGCGAATGCCGAAGCGCACGTTGGCACCGATGTTGAACACCGCCACTTCGAGCGG
Above is a window of Tsuneonella mangrovi DNA encoding:
- a CDS encoding 2-hydroxychromene-2-carboxylate isomerase, which codes for MTAKIDFVFDFISPNGYLAWWPLREIAARHGAEIVVIPALLGGMHKLTGNAPPFIRDADIKGKTAYAQLEMQRFIERHGFDKFRMNPAFPFRSVDLLRMLIAAQGQGDATPLIEGLLHALWEDGLDPADSDGVAQVIAASGFDPAELAAKAQDDAVKQTLSDNTANVVERGAFGIPTFYIEGEMFFGKERLGQIDELLASLG
- a CDS encoding SDR family NAD(P)-dependent oxidoreductase, with the translated sequence MSETPTKGVCLVIGAGDGLGGSVARAFAAEGHPVALTRRARHIAELDALADAIRADGGIAHAFGVDARSEEETVALFDRIEAEIGPLEVAVFNIGANVRFGIRETTARVFTKVWEMACFAGFLAGREAARVMVPRGKGTILFTGATASLRGRDGFSAFAAAKAGLRALAQSMARELGPQGIHVAHVICDGAIDGVFTRSRVDDVTPLLEADSILKPDEIARNFVWLHHQPRSAWSHEIDLRPWTESF